Genomic DNA from bacterium:
CGGCGATCCGCACCGGGCTCTTCGCGTCGAGCCCGGCGACCGAGGCGAACTCGGCCCGCGCCTCGCTGCGCTTGCCGCCGCCGAGCGGGATCCGCTCGATGCGCAGGATCAGGAAGCCGATGATGACCAGGGCGGCCAGCATGAAGGCGCCCAACTTGGCGGTGGAACTCATCGATCCTCCTCCTCGAGCGGCTCGCCGGCGAGGAACTTCTGGATGTACGGGTCGGGGAGCCGGCGGAACTCCTCGGGCGGGGCGGCGGCGAGGATCTTCCCGTCGCGCAGCATGGCGATCCGCGTCGCGATGCGGAAGACGGAGCGCACGTCGTGGGTGATCGTGACCACCGTCACCGGCAGGCGTTCGCGCATCAGCTGGATGTCGAGGTCGATCACGGCGCTGGTGATCGGGTCGAGCCCGGTGTTCGGCTCGTCGAAGAGCAGGATCTCCGGCTGGGCGGCGATCGCCCGGGCGAAGCCGACGCGGCGCCGCATGCCGCCGGAGAGCTGGTTCGTGGCCTTCGACTCGACGCCCTGCGGGAGCTGCACGATGTCGAGGCACTCCCGCACGCGGGCCCGGATCTCCGGCTCCTTCATCTTCGTGTGGCGGCGCAGCGGGAAGGCGACGTTCTCGAAGACGTCGAGCGAGTCGAAGAGCGCCCCTTCCTGGAAGGCCATGCCGAACAGCCGCCGCGCGTCGCGCCACTCCCGCTCGCCGGCGCCGCTCATGTCGCGGCCGTCGATCTCCACCGTGCCGTCGTCGGGGCGCAGCAGGCCGATGACGTGCTTGAGCAGCACGCTCTTGCCGCCGCCCGACGCGCCGAGGATCGCCACCGACTCCCCGCGGAAGACCTCGAGGTCCACGCCGCGCAGCACCGGCCGGCCGTCGAACGACTTGCGCAGGCCGCGCACGGCGATCCGCGGCGGCTCGCCGCCGGCCCGAAGCGCGTTGGTTTCCGTCGTCGCCATCGCCGCGCCTCAGAACAGGATCTTCGTGAGGAAGAAGTCGGAGAGCAGGATCACCAGCGAGCTCATCACCACGGCGGAGGTCGTCGCGCGGCCGACCCCTTCGGCGCCGCCGCCGGCGTAGTACCCCTTGGTGCAGCCGGTCGTGCCGATGATCAGCCCGAAGACCGCGGCCTTGATCAGCCCCGAGGAGACGTCGTTGACCTCGAGGTACTGGAAGGTGCGGTCCCAGTAGACGATCGGGTTCGCGCCCATCAGCTTCACGGCGACGAAGTAGCCGCCGCCGATCCCGAGCAGGTCGGCGAAGGAGACGAGGAACGGCAGCATCAGCGTGCAGGCCATCACCCGCGGCACGACGAGGTACTGCACCGGCTGCGTCGCCATCGCCGTCAGCGCGTCGATCTGCTCGGTCACGCGCATGCTGCCGAGCTCGGCGGCGAGCGAGGAGCCGATGCGGCCGGCGATCATCAGCGCGGTCAGCACCGGCGCCAGCTCGCGCGTCAGCGAAAGGGAGACGACCGAGCCGACGTAGCCCTCGGCGTTGAAGCGGGCGAAGCCGGTGAAGGTCTGGAGCGCCAGCACCGCGCCGGTGAAGGCGGCGGTCAGGCCGAC
This window encodes:
- a CDS encoding ATP-binding cassette domain-containing protein, with amino-acid sequence MATTETNALRAGGEPPRIAVRGLRKSFDGRPVLRGVDLEVFRGESVAILGASGGGKSVLLKHVIGLLRPDDGTVEIDGRDMSGAGEREWRDARRLFGMAFQEGALFDSLDVFENVAFPLRRHTKMKEPEIRARVRECLDIVQLPQGVESKATNQLSGGMRRRVGFARAIAAQPEILLFDEPNTGLDPITSAVIDLDIQLMRERLPVTVVTITHDVRSVFRIATRIAMLRDGKILAAAPPEEFRRLPDPYIQKFLAGEPLEEEDR
- a CDS encoding ABC transporter permease — its product is MRALLERFGQATQDTFEEIGRFWSILGRALYWAVRPPFDPKQWVRQMVRVGVDSLPVVGLTAAFTGAVLALQTFTGFARFNAEGYVGSVVSLSLTRELAPVLTALMIAGRIGSSLAAELGSMRVTEQIDALTAMATQPVQYLVVPRVMACTLMLPFLVSFADLLGIGGGYFVAVKLMGANPIVYWDRTFQYLEVNDVSSGLIKAAVFGLIIGTTGCTKGYYAGGGAEGVGRATTSAVVMSSLVILLSDFFLTKILF